AATCAATAAAGGGATTACACCTTTTAATGATGCAATGACTTCAAGGCACTCATTAGTTAAAAATCCATGTTTAGTGGTAGGATGGTGAGTTTAGAAAAGAGCTCATGCTGTTAAAAGCTCTCTTGATTAGCCTTGAACTCTACTAAGGTGGTGTTACCTACAGCTCCAGAGCTTcccacatgctgtttttttttatttttttagaaaagtGCATCAAAGTTACCATCTCTGCAGAGTCAGTGATGACAGCCAGGCTGCTGTTGTGTCGCTGGCAGAACTCGGCGCTCTCATTCCAGCGAAGATGTTCCTGCAGACCCACTGAAAAGAAGTAGCAGTGACCCCTCCACCACAGCCAGCCGCCTGGACACACACTGCACCTggagcctacacacacaccaggataCAAACACTAATGCAGGTACAGTCACCCCCACACGTCCTTTGTTTTAACAGATGTTTTGACTTTCACATTTGCAGGATGTTTGTTtcaaaaactgctttaaaaaaatcaccCTGAGTGACTTTGTGGAGCATCCGGTTTAGATCTCTGCGCTCTCTTCGACACTGCTGCAGTTGCTCCCTCAGGTCCTTTCCTGAAGTCCTGAATGTCTGATCAACTCCTGGAGCTGCTTTTCCAGTGACTGACAAATGTAGTTATACAAAGAAAATGACCATAACCTGATGTGAGTTTGACTTAATCACCACAGGTACTTTCATGATGGCTTgtaatttcaagaagaaaagcgTGGACATAGCCAGAGTTACTTTAAAGGTCCTGTATCATGAACAGTGTGGAGGTACTTGTACTGTAAATTATATGGTTAAAGataatgtgtacacacacacacacacacacacacacacacacacataaatattaTGTATGACCTTATAATTATTATCTCTATGCTCACCAAATAACACCAAACATAAAACAAGTCCCATGACCAGCATTATTGttgccacagcagcagccccaCAAGCTGTCCATTGACATGTTGGACAGCATCCTGCATCTGtggtgatgaaaaaaaaaaagtcgacAAAGACGAAACTAAAGCAAAAGCATCatggcatttttttaaatgatcattttctgcATCGCCATGGTACTTTCTCATGGTTATTGTGCATTAAATCCTGTAAAATCAGTTAAAATGTTAACCAATGGTTTAATAAAGGAGGAATCCACACAACCACTTAAGTATTGTACTTTTCATATCATGACTCTTTTGTATACAGTCTTTCCCCTTTTGACCTCTGACACTTATTAAGGTAAAACTGTGACACTTTCTACTGAGCGGAAAAGCAAGCGAGGACTTTGAAACCAGGAAAAACTGCAGGTTTGCTTGTCGTTGTTCAGCCTGTGACTGCGACGTCGGGTGGTCAAAAGTTTATTTACAATAGTTTAATGCAATCATTTTTAACTAACCTGCAGGTGTTTCCCTCTCAGCACCCTCCTCCTGGTTTCTTAAATCCATGCAGCCGTTTGATGCTCTTTGTCCTCTTACTTCAACTGTCCCACATGCCTGTTCGCTCATATTTTCCTCAGACTCGTCACATCTTCTCATTTTCACACGTTTCACGCTGCCCCTTCCTCATATGACAGCCATTCTCTTCAACATGAAAGTTCAAAAATAAGGTACTGACGTTTAGCAGAGGAAGCTGGTGGGGCACGCAGGGTACCGTCAGCTTACATATGcgtatatgtgtatgtgcagtCTTTATTTATAACAGCACCCTCTCAGCACCTTGAGGTGTTATATGTGCAGGCGTACAGCCCAAACCTGAACCTCAGAAAAGAGCTTTATCAGTGTGCTCTATCTGCTGCTTAtctatttttttcacatttttctgttctcaTTATCAAGCAAAGCCATCAGGTCAAGGTGATTCTCACTTTAGTCTGTAATCAAGTTTGTCTGTGGTTGATAAAAGGTGCagaaatttatatttattgatCTCTGAAACTGAATTTCATAGTCAGTTATTTTTCATAGGTGACCGAATTCACTAGTTTTTGTTGCTTTCTGCTGTTAAATATTGTTGAACCTGCTACTATTACCTGTTAGGCAATGCAAAGGTGAAGTTTGAGgaataaagaagaaaagggaggagTGTAGACTACTATTATTTACCTTAGGTCAATTATTCTGCCATAGCTGATACTAAATGTTGTCTTATTTCCAACAAGGGCGCAGAGGAAGCAGTAAAGCTCGAGCATCACTTACACAAATGTTGTCATTAGCTCAATATATTCTTTACAGTGAGGACTTAGAGttgctgtgatgtgatgtgtagTCAGTTGGAAACCTCTATTGAGCtggaacaaaatattttttttacatttattaacaCAAGACACAGACATCTGGAAGCCCATTTAGAAAACTGATAAAAGCTAAACATGATAAACACTAAAAAGCTCATATGGAACAAACATTTTGACTATCTGTCTTCTATATTTTGACTTGGTaagttacattttaaatttattatCCCATACCTTTGTCTCAATTTGGACTAAGTCAAATTTTTATACAATACA
The sequence above is a segment of the Pempheris klunzingeri isolate RE-2024b chromosome 23, fPemKlu1.hap1, whole genome shotgun sequence genome. Coding sequences within it:
- the LOC139223122 gene encoding CD209 antigen-like protein C — translated: MLVMGLVLCLVLFVTGKAAPGVDQTFRTSGKDLREQLQQCRRERRDLNRMLHKVTQGSRCSVCPGGWLWWRGHCYFFSVGLQEHLRWNESAEFCQRHNSSLAVITDSAEMEFIQGVMETFPRFPFLWVGLTDAKQEGQWLWCDGTDIQHYMPLTVEWDADHRDCADLRGGGSFFAASCEAYGPWACKRDS